AAACAGGATAAAGAGCCAGATATCGTAGCCGGCGAAGCCCGACGTAATGGTGACGATCTTGTAGGGGATCGGCGTCAGGCCCTTTAACAAGATGATCCACATGCCGTATTGGGCATAGGCTTCACGGAAAGCCTCGACTTTGTCGCCGTAGCCGTAGAGCGCGATCAGCCACTGCCCGACCGAGTCATAGAGAAGGGCCCCAATGGCATAACCCAGCACGCCACCTGCGACCGAGGTCCAGGTGCAGATAAAGGCATAGGAATAGGCTTTTTCCGGCCGCGCCAGCGCCATCGGCACCAGCATCACATCGGGCGGGACTGGAAAGACCGAACTTTCGAGGAACGAGACAATCCCCAGGATCCAGGTCGCAAACGGCTTGTAAGCCGCAGCGACGCACCAGTCGTACATCCGTCGAAGCATGCGGAATCTGGGGTCCTGAGAATGAGAGGGAGATACGCCTGGGAGGAGGCGGCCGAGCGCAGGGTCAATAGCCGGATCGGCGGCGCTTGGAAATGCTGCGGGGCCCCAGCGCGACGACTTTTCGTCGCACCGGCTCCTCCAAGGTATCATTCGCTGGCTGGGTCTTGGGCAATTTTTCGGCCAGGCCAAGCAGCTTTTCGCGGCGCTCCATTTCCGCCCAGACGTCCTGCGGAGCGATGCCCATATCGGTCCAGAGCACAACGAGATTGTACAGCAGATCGGCGCTTTCGCGGACCACGGCCTCACGATCGCCGCGCATCGCATCGATGACGACTTCGACGGCTTCCTCGGCCAGTTTCTTGGCGACCTTGGACCGCCCAGCACGGATCAGCCGCGCCGTGCGCGACTGCACCGGATCGCCCGTCTGCAGGGCGAGCACAGACCTATGAAGGCGTTCGAGCGAATCACTCATGATTACACATTACTCCAAAACACATTCAATTTTTGTTAATGAATAAGGCAAAAATAGCCCAATACCCTTAATCGCGCATAATGGTCCCGGGTTCCCCCTCCCGGCCGATGCGGGTGCGGCTTCACTCGTCCGTCGCCAACAGGCTGGCATTGCCGCCGGATGCGGCCGTGTTGACCGTCACCACCTGCTCGGTAGCAAAGCGCCGCAGATAATTAGGACCGCCCGCTTTCGGCCCTGTCCCCGACAGGCGCGTGCCGCCAAAGGGCTGCGTGCCGACCACCGCACCGATCATATTGCGGTTCACATAAACATTCCCGTTGGACAGCCGATCGGCGATCTGCATGACGCGCGCATCGATCCGGGAATGGATGCCGAGCGTCAGCCCGGTGCCGTTGCTTTCGATATCGTCGAGGAGTTGTGGCAGTTCGTGCGCACGCCAGCGGACGACATGCAGAATCGGCCCGAACACCTCCTCCTTGAGATCGGACGCGCGCGGCAACTCGATGATCGTCGGCGGCACGAACAGACCCCGCGACGGCAGCGTATGATCACTGTCCCAACGATAGCGCACGCGGCTCGCGTGACTGTCGATCCAGCGGTCAAGCCGTTCCTTCGATTCGGTGTCGATCACCGGACCGACATGCGTTGATGGCTGCGAGGGATTGCCGAGCGTCAATTCGCGCGCTGCGCCCTCCACCATCTTGAAGACATGGTCGGCCACATGCTCCTGCACACACAAAAGCCGCAGCGCCGAGCAGCGCTGACCGGCGGAGCGAAACACCGAACTGACCACATCGTCCGTCACTTGTTCCGGCAAGGCCGTGGCATCGACGATCATCGCATTCACACCACCGGTTTCGGCGACGAAAGGAACGATGGGCCCGTCCTTCTGCGCCAGCGTCCGGTTGATGATGCGCGCGACCTCGGTCGAGCCGGTGAATGCGACACCGGCGACCCGCGAATCGTCGACCAGCGCACCTCCAGCTACACCGTCGCCGGTCACAAGTTGCAGCGCCGAGGTTGGAATGCCGGCCTCATGCAACAGACGCACGGCAGCGTAAGCAATCAATGGCGTCTGCTCGGCAGGTTTCGCCACGACGCTGTTACCGGCAGCCAGTGCCGCCGTCACCTGTCCGAGAAAAATCGCCAGCGGGAAATTCCATGGCGAGATGCAGACGAACACGCCGCGCCCGCGATAGCGCAGTTCGTTCGTCTCGCCGGTCGGCCCCGGCATCGCCTGCGGAGCCAGCGAGCGCCGCGCCTGCAAAGCGTAGTAGCGGCAATAATCGATGGCTTCGCGCCATTCGGCAACACAATCGTCGAGCGTCTTGCCGCCCTCGCTTTGCAACAGCGCAATGAAGGTGCCGCGCCGTTGCTCCAGCAGATCGCCGGCACGATCCAGCATCTGCGCACGTTTCTCAATCAGCGTAGCGGACCAGCGCGCGAAGCCCCCCTGTGCCGCCGCCATCGCGTCCCGCGCAACGGCCTCATCTGCGTCGGACACCTCTCCTATGGCTTCACCGGTTGCCGGCGCCAGCACCGGCCGGCGCGTCGCTGTCCGCTCTTTGCCATCGATAATCGAATGCGCAGAATAGACCGGTTTCGCTTCAGCGATATCGGCGAGCAATTGCTTGAGGCTCGCGGCATCGCCAAATTCAACACCCGGCGAATTGCGACGCTCCGGTGCATAAAGATTCCGCGGCAACGGAATTTTCGAATGGCGCGCATGCGCGACTGACGTAATCCATTCGCGCGGACGCCGCAGGATTGTTTCGATCCGCACATTTGGATCGGCCGACACCGAGACGAACGACGTGTTGGCGCCATTTTCGAGCAGGCGCCGCACCAGATAAGCCAACAGGTCGCGATGACCGCCGACCGGAGCATACACCCGGCATTCGGCATCGGGATATTCACTGCGCAAGGCATCATAGAGTTCGACGCCCATGCCGTGCAGCCGCTGGAATTCATAGCCGCTGATGCCGCCGGCCTCTTCGATCACGCTGGCGACCGTTAGTGCATTGTGAGTGGCAAATTGCGGATAGAGGCGCGGCCGCGCCGCCAGCAGTTGGCGCGCGCAATCCATATAGCAGAGGTCGGTCATCGCCTTGCGCGTGAACACCGGATAATCGGCAAGACCACGCTCCTGCGCCCGCTTGACCTCGGTGTCCCAATAGGCGCCCTTGACCAGACGGATCATGAGCCGGCGCGACAGCGCGTCGGCGGTGTCGTTCAGCCAGGTTATCACCGCCGGAGCCCGCTTCTGGTAGGCTTGGACCGCCAAACCGAAGCCGTCCCAGCCGGACAATGACGAATCCCGCAGAACAGCACTGATGATCTGCAGCGACAATTCCAGACGATCGGCCTCTTCTGCGTCGACGGTGAAGTTGAGGTCGTAGGTTTTTGCCTTGCGCGCGAGGTCCAGAAGCTGCGGCGTCAGCTCCGCCATCACGCGATCGTGTGACACCGCCTCATAGCGCGGATGTAATGCCGACAGCTTCACCGAGATGCCCGAGCGGTCCAGTAAGCTTGTGGCGCTCGACGTTTTGCCAATAACGTCGATGGCGTGCGCGTAAGCTTCGAAATGATGGGCGGCATCCGCCGCCGTGCGCGCGCCCTCGCCCAGCATGTCGAACGAGAAGCGCGATTCCTTGTCCGATTTCGCGCGCTCCAGCGCTTCGTCAATCGTTTGCCCGTGCACGAAATGCGAGCCAAGAAGCCGCATCGCCTGCCGTGTCGCAAGCCGCACCGCGGGCAAGCCCAGCCGCTTGGTCAGGCTTTCGAGAATATTTTCTGGCGTTTCTCCCGGCTGAATCAGGCGTGCGGTCATGCCCAACGTCCAGGCCGAGGCGGCAACCAGCAGCGTGTCCCCCTTGTGGTCCGGCTGCGACCAGTCCCGCCCCGCCAGCTTGTCCTCAATCAGCCGGTCGGCCGTTGCCGCGTCCGGGACACGCAGCAGCGCCTCGGCCAGCACCATCAGCGCCAGCCCCTCCCGCGTCGATAATGAATAAGCGTGCAGGAAGTCGTCGATGCCGCCAACCCCGCCCGCATGCGAGCGAATGGCTTCGATCAGCCGCGTCGCCAGCGCATCAGTTCGTGCTTCGGCCTCAGCCAATTGCGGATCAGACAGCCATCGCCGGGCGAAATCCTCGTCCGGCGGCATATAGGGGGCGGCAAAGACCGGAAGGGCGCTGTTCCGCAGCTCGTTGTCGGCTCCAACAGCGTCCGGCTTGCTCATCGTCGTCGCCTCCCGGCGATCATCTCTACGTGATTCAGTTAACGGCAGCAGTGCGCTAACAGGTGTGTATTTGCTCTCTGCCCGTCAATTCGGCACGATCTGCATCAGCACTGTGCAGCCGCATGCCGCGGCATCGTTCTACCTTGCTCTTTAAGGCGGCATGTTCTTTGCTGTTAACGTGACGGTTATGTATGTGACGTCCTAGCCGGGCCTTAAAGAGCTGCTGGACGGAGTCGGGAAAGGATAAAAAATGTCGATTGTTGCGGAAGCATTCCGGAGGACCGGCGTCATCGTCGCCGTTGCAACGGCGCTCGGTTGTGGTTCGGCCATGGCCCAGACCCCCGTAAAATTCACGCTCGACTGGAAATTCGAGGGCCCGGCGGCCCCGTTTCTGGTCGCAGCCGACAAGGGCTACTACAAGGCCGAAGGGCTGGACGTGACCATCGACACCGCGGGTGGCTCGCTCGAGCCGCTGAACCGCATCGCGTCCGGCACCTATGACATCGGCTTCGGTGATATCAACTCGCTGATCAAGTTCCGCGACGCCAATCCCAACGTGCCGATCAAGGCCATCTTCATGGTCTATAATAAGCCGGCCTTCTCGATCGTCTCGCGCAAGAGCCGCGGCGTCACCACGCCTAAGGAACTTGAAGGCAAAAAGCTCGGCGCTCCGGCCCCGGACGGCGCCTATGCGCAGTGGAAGATCTTCACCCAGGCCAACGGCATCGATCCCTCAAAAGTGACCATCGAGAATGTTGGCTTCCCGGTTCGCGAACCGATGCTGGCCGCTGGTCAGGTCGACGCCATCACCGGCTTCTCCTTCTCGTCCTACATCAACCTGAAGGATCGCGGCGTACCGGCTGACGACATCGTCGTGATGCTGATGGCCGATTACGGCGTCAATCTCTACGGCAATGCGATCATCGTGAATCCGAAATTCGCGGCCGAGAAGCCGGAAGTGGTCAAGAAGTTCCTGAATGCCTTCCTGAAGGGGCTGAAGGACACCGTAAAGTCGCCGGAAACGGCGGTCGATTCTGTTATCAAGCGCAACGATGTCGCCAAGAAGGATGTCGAGCTTGAGCGGCTCAAGATGGCGCTGAAGGACAACATCCTGACGCCCGAGGTGAAAGCGAACGGGTTTGGTAGTGTTGACGCCGATCGTCTGGACAAGTCGATCGACCAGATCGCCATCACTTACGATTTCAAGAACGGAAAGCCCAAGGGCGAAACCATCTTCGATGCGTCCTTCCTGCCGGCTGCGGCCGACCGCAAGCTGTAAGCTCGGCTGACCCTGGGGGAACGATGGAGCCCGGCTTCGTATCGCTTGACGGCGTCAGTCACCGCTATGGCGGGATTGCAGCCGGGCCCGAGGGCGTTCTCGCCGTTCAGGATCTGACCATCAATATCAACCGCGGCGAATTTGCCGCGGTTGTCGGCCCGTCCGGTTGCGGCAAATCGACATTGATGAAACTGGCCACGGGGCTGCAATTCCCGTTCGCCGGCCATGTCCGCGTCGCCAATCAGGCCGTGACCAAACCGGTCAAGATCGCCGGCATGGCGTTCCAGGCGCCGACGCTGTTGCCGTGGCGGACGACACTGGAAAATCTGCTGCTGCCGCTGGAAATCGTGCAGCCACACCGCAGAGAACTGCGCCGGAACAAAGCACAATATGTCGAACGCGCCGAGAAGCTTCTCGCCTCGGTGGGCCTCGGCGGCTTCGGCAGCAAGTTTCCCTGGCAATTGTCCGGCGGCATGCAGCAGCGCACATCGCTCTGCCGCGCGCTGATCCATGAACCGCAATTGCTGATGCTGGACGAACCATTCGGCGCACTCGACGCCTTCACGCGCGAGGAATTGTGGTGCGTGATCCGCGACCTTCATGCGGCGCGTGGCATCACCGTGGTTCTCGTGACCCACGATCTGCGCGAGGCCGTGTTTCTCGCTGACCGCATTTTCGTGATGTCGCAGCGGCCCGGCCGTATTCTGGTGGAAAAGAAAATCGAGCTGCCGCGTCCGCGCGAACTCGACGTGACCTTCACCAAGGAATTCCAGGACATCGTGCAGGAATTGCGCGGACACATCGTGCAGGCCCGGCAATGAAGAACGCTCAGGTCTTCATTCGGCTGGCTCCCTGGATCTGCACCGTCGCGCTGTTCCTGATCTGGGAACTCATCTGCCGCGTTTTCCAGATTCCGGAATTCTTCCTGCCGCCGCCAACCGCAGTGTTTAAAGCCAGCATCGATTACTGGCCGGCGCTCCTGCGCAATTCCTGGATCACGCTGGAAACCACGATGCTGGGTTTCCTGCTCGCAGTCGGCTTCGGCCTCGCGCTCGGCCTCGTGGTGGGCTGGTCACGAACCATCTATGCCGGTTTGTACCCGCTGATGATCGGCTTCAATGCCATTCCCAAGGTTGCTGTCGTGCCGATCCTCGTCTTGTGGTTCGGCATCGGCTTCATCCCGGCGGTGCTCACGGCATTCCTGATTTCGTTCTTTCCGATCGTCGTCAACGTTGCGACTGGTCTCGCGACCATCGAGCCCGAACTCGAGGACGTGCTGAAGGCACTCGGCGCATCCAAACTGGACATCATGCGCAAAGTCGGCATTCCTCGTTCTCTTCCGTACTTTTTCGGCTCGCTGAAGGTGGCGATCACGCTGGCTTTCGTGGGTTCAGTCGTCTCCGAAAGCGTCGCGTCCAACAACGGCATCGGCAACCTGATGCTGCAGGCACAGGCACAGTTCAATGTGCCCCTGATCTTTGCGGGACTGCTTGCGCTCGCGATCGAGGGTATCGCGATGTATTGGGTGATGGCGGTGCTGGAGCAACGGATGACCGGCTGGGCACAGCGTTCGGGTTTCGCTCAAAACTAAAGCGTTTTCGAGCGAAGTGGGTACCGGTTCGCGTGAAGAAAACGCGTCAAAACAAAAAAAGCTAGAGCCCCGGCTTTGATTCCATCAACGCCAGGGCTCTAGTCGTGAAATCCGCACCGGTTCTGGATCACGCTGGAGCCTTCCCGGCTTGGATGGAATCCGGCATCCGACCTAGGCAGGATTGCTGGACAGAGCCTTTGCCACTTGCGAGGACGCATCGGCGTACAAGAGGTCGCGCACGGCGTCGGCAAGTTCTTCCAGCACGATCCGCTCACCGTTTTCGCCAAGACAGATACCGAAATAGACATCGTTGACCGGCGGCAGCGGCGCATCCTCCCATGACTCAAACCCTGCCCTCTTCGCCAATCGTGACGGCATGACACTGACGCCGAGGCCGCTGCTGACGGCAGCAAAGATGCTCGCTTCACTCGCTCCGACGAAAACGATCTCATAGGGCCGCTCCGCTCTGTTAAGCGCCCTCAAGGCCAACCGGTGATATGCGCAAATTTCACCGAATGTCACCAGCGGCACCGGAGAATCGTGATCGAGCTGCAACGACGGATTCCGCACCCAGACCATCGGCTCAGCCCACTGATGACGCGCATCCGTCATGACATCACCTTCTGACAATCCGATCAGCAGGTCGAGATCGCCCTGCCGCAGATCGCGCGACATGATGTCAAAATGTTCACCGCGAACCGAGAAACGAAGGGCGGGATAGCGCTGCTTGAACTCGGCCAGCAATGGCGGCAGCAATGGCGCTGCGAAATCACCGGAGACACCGATCCGAACGGATTGCGCCGACAATTTCGGAACGGAGATTTCCACAATCTGGTCGTTGATGCTCAACATACGGCGAGCAAAGTTCACGACGAGACGCCCTGATGGCGTCAAGCTAACGCCAGGGGCGCTCTTGTCGAATAATTCACTCTCCAGCAGGATCTGCAATCGCTTGATCTGTGCACTGACTGCAGGTTGCGTCACACCAAGCGACTGAGCCGCTTTCGTAAAGCTGCGGAAATCCACGACTGCAACCAGAGTTCGCAGAAGTTCCGTCGGGATGTTGATCATTCGCCAAGTCTTGGAAGGTGTTATTTTTCACATGTTTATTCTGCGTATTCTGGCATAGACTCGCGGACGGTGTGCATATAACTGCAATCACATGTAGTTTATTGATGATAACGATGTGGAAGATGAACGAAGAGCCATTCATCTGTTCACATAGCCGGGTAGTTTCGTAGCGGATAAATCCTAGGTTGCGTTGAGTACGACGTTCTAGTGGAACCCTACGAACAAATGAATCTCTTTCGCCTCTATGGTCGCGTTCTCGCGCTGCTTGGCCCCGAAGCCAAGCTGGGATGGTTTCTCGCCTTCTCGAACGTTGCGCTGGCTGCGGCGCAATTTGCTGAGCCAGTCCTGTTCGGCCGCATCATCGATGCGCTGGCCGGCTCTCAGAAACAGGGCACGACGCTGACCTTCGAGGGGCTGTTGCCCCTCCTGGGCGCATGGGCCGGCTTCGGACTTTTCACGATCCTGTGCGGCGTCTTCATCGCCCTGCATGCTGACCGCCTTTCACATCGTCGGCGGCAGGCCGTTCTGACCGACTATTTCGAGCATGTCCTGCAACTGCCGCTTGCCTATCACGGCGGCTCGCATTCCGGCCGGCTCATGAAGGTGATGCTGACCGGCACGGACTCGCTCTGGGGTCTTTGGCTCTCGTTCTTCCGCGAGAATTTCGCGGCTCTTGTTTCGCTCTTCATTTTGCTGCCGCTGTCGCTGTTCCTGAATTGGCGGCTGGCGACGCTGCTTATCATTCTATGCGCGATCTTTGCTGCCCTCACGAGTTACGTCCTGCACCGGACCAGCGAATTGCAGACATCGGTCGAGAAGTATTATTCCGACCTTGCCGAACGCGCTTCGGACGCCCTTGGCAACGTCGCGCTGGTGCAAAGCTTCGCCCGCGTCGAGGCCGAGGTCATGGGCCTGCGCATGGTGGTCGAGAGGCTGCTGGGCGCGCAGATGCCGGTGTTGTCCTGGTGGGCGGTGATGACGGTTCTGACACGTGCGTCAACCACCATCACACTGCTATCGATCTTCCTGCTCGGGACATGGCTGTTCTTTCACGGACTCACCACCATCGGCGAAATCGTGATGTTCATGAGTTTCGCCACCATGCTGGTGACGAAACTCGAACAGGTTGCAGGCTTCATCAACAGCGTCTTCATGGTGGCGCCGCGGCTCAAGGAATTCTTCGACGTTCTCGACACCACCCCCTCCGTTCGCGACACGCCGAATGCCATCGACCCTGGCCGGGTCACAGGCGACGTCCGTTTTGAAGACGTCTCCTTCTCCTATGACGGCAAGCGGCCCGCCATCGCCGACCTGACTTTCCACGCCAGGCCAGGCGAAGTGATCGCGCTGGTCGGCCCGACCGGCGCCGGCAAGACCACGGCGCTGGCGCTGCTGCATCGCGTGTTCGATCCGCAATCGGGCCGTATCACCATCGACGGCACCGACTTGAAGGCGATGAAACTCTCTGCCCTGCGCCGGAATATCGGCGTCGTGTTCCAGGAAGTGCTGCTATTCAATCGGTCCATCCGCGAGAATCTGCTTGCCGGAAAATCCGATGCAACCGATGCCGAAATGTATGAGGCTTTGCGGCGCGCACAGGCGATCGATTTCGTCGAGCGCAATCCGGAAAAGCTGAACGCGATTGTCGGTGAGCGCGGACGTTTCCTGTCGGGCGGCGAGCGTCAAAGATTGTCG
The genomic region above belongs to Pseudorhodoplanes sinuspersici and contains:
- the putA gene encoding bifunctional proline dehydrogenase/L-glutamate gamma-semialdehyde dehydrogenase PutA; protein product: MSKPDAVGADNELRNSALPVFAAPYMPPDEDFARRWLSDPQLAEAEARTDALATRLIEAIRSHAGGVGGIDDFLHAYSLSTREGLALMVLAEALLRVPDAATADRLIEDKLAGRDWSQPDHKGDTLLVAASAWTLGMTARLIQPGETPENILESLTKRLGLPAVRLATRQAMRLLGSHFVHGQTIDEALERAKSDKESRFSFDMLGEGARTAADAAHHFEAYAHAIDVIGKTSSATSLLDRSGISVKLSALHPRYEAVSHDRVMAELTPQLLDLARKAKTYDLNFTVDAEEADRLELSLQIISAVLRDSSLSGWDGFGLAVQAYQKRAPAVITWLNDTADALSRRLMIRLVKGAYWDTEVKRAQERGLADYPVFTRKAMTDLCYMDCARQLLAARPRLYPQFATHNALTVASVIEEAGGISGYEFQRLHGMGVELYDALRSEYPDAECRVYAPVGGHRDLLAYLVRRLLENGANTSFVSVSADPNVRIETILRRPREWITSVAHARHSKIPLPRNLYAPERRNSPGVEFGDAASLKQLLADIAEAKPVYSAHSIIDGKERTATRRPVLAPATGEAIGEVSDADEAVARDAMAAAQGGFARWSATLIEKRAQMLDRAGDLLEQRRGTFIALLQSEGGKTLDDCVAEWREAIDYCRYYALQARRSLAPQAMPGPTGETNELRYRGRGVFVCISPWNFPLAIFLGQVTAALAAGNSVVAKPAEQTPLIAYAAVRLLHEAGIPTSALQLVTGDGVAGGALVDDSRVAGVAFTGSTEVARIINRTLAQKDGPIVPFVAETGGVNAMIVDATALPEQVTDDVVSSVFRSAGQRCSALRLLCVQEHVADHVFKMVEGAARELTLGNPSQPSTHVGPVIDTESKERLDRWIDSHASRVRYRWDSDHTLPSRGLFVPPTIIELPRASDLKEEVFGPILHVVRWRAHELPQLLDDIESNGTGLTLGIHSRIDARVMQIADRLSNGNVYVNRNMIGAVVGTQPFGGTRLSGTGPKAGGPNYLRRFATEQVVTVNTAASGGNASLLATDE
- a CDS encoding glucan ABC transporter ATP-binding protein/ permease gives rise to the protein MNLFRLYGRVLALLGPEAKLGWFLAFSNVALAAAQFAEPVLFGRIIDALAGSQKQGTTLTFEGLLPLLGAWAGFGLFTILCGVFIALHADRLSHRRRQAVLTDYFEHVLQLPLAYHGGSHSGRLMKVMLTGTDSLWGLWLSFFRENFAALVSLFILLPLSLFLNWRLATLLIILCAIFAALTSYVLHRTSELQTSVEKYYSDLAERASDALGNVALVQSFARVEAEVMGLRMVVERLLGAQMPVLSWWAVMTVLTRASTTITLLSIFLLGTWLFFHGLTTIGEIVMFMSFATMLVTKLEQVAGFINSVFMVAPRLKEFFDVLDTTPSVRDTPNAIDPGRVTGDVRFEDVSFSYDGKRPAIADLTFHARPGEVIALVGPTGAGKTTALALLHRVFDPQSGRITIDGTDLKAMKLSALRRNIGVVFQEVLLFNRSIRENLLAGKSDATDAEMYEALRRAQAIDFVERNPEKLNAIVGERGRFLSGGERQRLSIARALLKNPPILILDEATSALDAATELKVQAALDEVMKDRTTFVIAHRLATIRNATHILVFRDGRVIETGSFDELVAQEGAFAELARSQFLVREKRDSPGEDAAE
- a CDS encoding YqaA family protein — its product is MLRRMYDWCVAAAYKPFATWILGIVSFLESSVFPVPPDVMLVPMALARPEKAYSYAFICTWTSVAGGVLGYAIGALLYDSVGQWLIALYGYGDKVEAFREAYAQYGMWIILLKGLTPIPYKIVTITSGFAGYDIWLFILFSIITRAGRFYMLAFLLHRYGAKAREIIEERLGFWVTLGAIVLVAGIVAALYLF
- the hisE gene encoding phosphoribosyl-ATP diphosphatase gives rise to the protein MSDSLERLHRSVLALQTGDPVQSRTARLIRAGRSKVAKKLAEEAVEVVIDAMRGDREAVVRESADLLYNLVVLWTDMGIAPQDVWAEMERREKLLGLAEKLPKTQPANDTLEEPVRRKVVALGPRSISKRRRSGY
- a CDS encoding LysR family transcriptional regulator; this encodes MINIPTELLRTLVAVVDFRSFTKAAQSLGVTQPAVSAQIKRLQILLESELFDKSAPGVSLTPSGRLVVNFARRMLSINDQIVEISVPKLSAQSVRIGVSGDFAAPLLPPLLAEFKQRYPALRFSVRGEHFDIMSRDLRQGDLDLLIGLSEGDVMTDARHQWAEPMVWVRNPSLQLDHDSPVPLVTFGEICAYHRLALRALNRAERPYEIVFVGASEASIFAAVSSGLGVSVMPSRLAKRAGFESWEDAPLPPVNDVYFGICLGENGERIVLEELADAVRDLLYADASSQVAKALSSNPA
- a CDS encoding ABC transporter permease encodes the protein MKNAQVFIRLAPWICTVALFLIWELICRVFQIPEFFLPPPTAVFKASIDYWPALLRNSWITLETTMLGFLLAVGFGLALGLVVGWSRTIYAGLYPLMIGFNAIPKVAVVPILVLWFGIGFIPAVLTAFLISFFPIVVNVATGLATIEPELEDVLKALGASKLDIMRKVGIPRSLPYFFGSLKVAITLAFVGSVVSESVASNNGIGNLMLQAQAQFNVPLIFAGLLALAIEGIAMYWVMAVLEQRMTGWAQRSGFAQN
- a CDS encoding ABC transporter ATP-binding protein; protein product: MEPGFVSLDGVSHRYGGIAAGPEGVLAVQDLTININRGEFAAVVGPSGCGKSTLMKLATGLQFPFAGHVRVANQAVTKPVKIAGMAFQAPTLLPWRTTLENLLLPLEIVQPHRRELRRNKAQYVERAEKLLASVGLGGFGSKFPWQLSGGMQQRTSLCRALIHEPQLLMLDEPFGALDAFTREELWCVIRDLHAARGITVVLVTHDLREAVFLADRIFVMSQRPGRILVEKKIELPRPRELDVTFTKEFQDIVQELRGHIVQARQ
- a CDS encoding ABC transporter substrate-binding protein; the protein is MSIVAEAFRRTGVIVAVATALGCGSAMAQTPVKFTLDWKFEGPAAPFLVAADKGYYKAEGLDVTIDTAGGSLEPLNRIASGTYDIGFGDINSLIKFRDANPNVPIKAIFMVYNKPAFSIVSRKSRGVTTPKELEGKKLGAPAPDGAYAQWKIFTQANGIDPSKVTIENVGFPVREPMLAAGQVDAITGFSFSSYINLKDRGVPADDIVVMLMADYGVNLYGNAIIVNPKFAAEKPEVVKKFLNAFLKGLKDTVKSPETAVDSVIKRNDVAKKDVELERLKMALKDNILTPEVKANGFGSVDADRLDKSIDQIAITYDFKNGKPKGETIFDASFLPAAADRKL